In Budorcas taxicolor isolate Tak-1 chromosome 16, Takin1.1, whole genome shotgun sequence, the following are encoded in one genomic region:
- the LOC128061894 gene encoding proline-rich protein 13-like: MWNPNAGQPGPYPHPPNAGYPGGCNPAHPPPANPLFPPGPFPTPPGAPQGNPAFPPGGPCHPVPQPGYPGCQPSGPYSSPYPPPGPGMCPVNPLVPGVVGPGIVIDKKVHKKMKKAHKKKQKHHKHGKHSSSSSSSSSDSD, encoded by the coding sequence ATGTGGAATCCCAATGCTGGGCAGCCAGGACCATATCCACACCCGCCTAACGCTGGGTATCCTGGAGGTTGCAATCCTGCCCATCCACCACCTGCCAACCCTCTCTTTCCTCCAGGCCCTTTTCCCACTCCCCCAGGAGCACCCCAGGGGAATCCAGCCTTTCCCCCTGGTGGGCCCTGTCATCCTGTGCCACAGCCAGGATATCCAGGATGCCAGCCCTCAGGTCCCTACTCCTCTCCATACCCACCACCTGGCCCTGGCATGTGTCCTGTGAATCCATTGGTTCCTGGTGTAGTAGGACCAGGAATAGTGATTGACAAGAAGGTgcacaagaaaatgaagaaagctcataaaaagaagcagaaacacCATAAGCATGGCAAgcattcctcctcctcctcctcttccagcaGTGACTCTGACTGA